From Anopheles darlingi chromosome 2, idAnoDarlMG_H_01, whole genome shotgun sequence, the proteins below share one genomic window:
- the LOC125949615 gene encoding sodium bicarbonate cotransporter 3 isoform X10, producing the protein MKDMAKRRYRSQRPWMMDHGGVDEEAPIDPRLKNRTFPADQDYEGHRAHSVFVGVHIPGSSRRHSQRRRHKQHHPAGSRENGDRSGTEPDSDRPVVPKPHIVTQRRISIVEEGDSLTPPAQRVQFILGGEVGEGGDGSGNHESHPLFSEMEELVKEGDEMAWKETARWVKFEEDVEEGGNRWSKPHVATLSLHSLFELRSLLLNGTVMLDMEAISLEQIAELVCENMVNSGTLPVEARDKVIDALLKRHKHQHEFGSKKSRLPLIRSLADIGKNHSSSKNMPRSSTSKSITSANSFPMHVVSSAPMALHEQLDAPAPSPAPAPSPETALLCASKDQRGHYLALPTVEDQSNTNSPPSSATSNGSNGPSNAPNKPFTNSGSGNNNGNSGSKHLTVPGRAAGENLSQSPSNLSMPRNASSGELQNGEHKSNTHFMRKIPPGAEASNILVGEVDFLDKTLSAFLRLNSASVMGDLTEVPVPTRFIFILLGPPGSHGSFHEIGRAMATLMSDEIFHEVAYRAKKREHLLAGIDEFLDAVTVLPPGEWDPSIRIEPPAAIPSQEVRKRPPEKNPKEEIDEELEEQRQREESGLSRTGRLFGGLMNDLKRKVPFYPSDFKDGLSMQCVASWIFLYFACLSPIITFGGLLGTATGNNIAAMESLVSGFVCGIGYGFFSGQPLTILGSTGPVLVFETIVYEFCIGVGWDYLTFRFWIGTWISIILVVLVAVDASALVCYITRFTEENFACLIAVIFIYKAIENVLHIGKEFPLNTAGGPFDCTCLPPAGQPLTPELIHQWSQYGLSTCKTMNGTLTGTDCNKTEYVSDVFLMSLVLFLGTYIISVILKDFKNALFFPTVVRQFISDFSVTIAIFSMTLLDFFTHVATPKLDVPNEFKRTIPDRGWIIMPFHEDNPVWSAPLAILPALLGTILIFMDQQITAVIINRKEHKLTKGCGYHLDLFVLSCLIQICTIMGLPWFVAATVLSINHVNSLKKESETAAPGEKPQFIGVREQRVTHILIFLTIGCSVLLTPLLSHIPMPVLYGVFLYMGVSALKGLQFFDRLLIMFMPAKYQPDYMFLRQVPIRRVHLFTMIQLACFVVLWLIKSFSITSILFPLMLVVMIGVRKSLDYLFTKRELKILDDIMPEMTKRARADDLHQLEDGEENHNLLTAQRTQIIVTDH; encoded by the exons ACCTTGGATGATGGATCACGGAGGTGTCGATGAGGAGGCGCCGATAGATCCAAGGCTCAAAAATCGGACCTTCCCGGCGGATCAAGATTATGAAG GTCACCGAGCGCACAGTGTCTTCGTGGGCGTCCACATACCGGGCTCATCGAGGCGACATTCGCAGCGCCGCCGGCACAAGCAGCACCATCCGGCGGGCAGCCGAGAAAATGGTGACCGATCCGGCACGGAACCCGACTCCGATCGGCCCG TCGTTCCAAAACCGCACATCGTTACCCAACGCAGAATCAGCATTGTTGAGGAGGGCGATTCCT TGACGCCCCCCGCACAAAGAGTACAGTTCATCCTGGGCGGGGAGGTCGGCGAGGGTGGCGATGGTAGTGGCAACCACGAGTCCCACCCGCTGTTCTCCGAGATGGAGGAGCTGGTGAAGGAAGGCGACGAGATGGCGTGGAAGGAAACGGCGCGCTGGGTCAAGTTCGAGGAGGACGTCGAGGAGGGCGGTAACCGGTGGTCCAAGCCGCACGTGGCCACCCTCTCGCTGCACTCACTGTTCGAGCTGCGTAGCCTCCTGCTGAACGGTACGGTCATGCTGGACATGGAGGCGATCAGTCTGGAGCAGATCGCCGAGCTGGTGTGCGAGAATATGGTCAACTCGGGTACGCTACCGGTGGAGGCGCGGGACAAGGTCATCGATGCGCTGCTCAAACGCCACAAGCACCAGCACGAGTTCGGCAGCAAGAAAAGCCGACTGCCGCTGATCCGCTCGTTGGCCGACATCGGCAAGAATCACTCCTCGTCCAAGA ATATGCCACGATCATCCACCAGCAAAAGCATCACCTCGGCCAACTCATTCCCAATGCACGTCGTCTCTTCGGCACCCATGGCCCTGCACGAGCAGCTCGATGCCccggcaccgtcaccggcaccggcaccgtcacCCGAAACGGCGCTCCTCTGCGCCAGCAAAGACCAACGGGGCCACTATCTAGCACTGCCAACAG TTGAGGACCAGTCGAATACTAACAGTCCACCGAGTAGTGCTACTAGCAATGGCAGCAATGGTCCATCGAATGCGCCCAACAAACCGTTCACCAAtagtggcagtggcaacaacaatggcaacaGTGGCAGCAAACACTTGACCGTACCCGGACGGGCCGCCG GAGAAAACCTATCCCAGAGCCCGAGCAACCTGTCGATGCCAAGGAATGCCAGCTCGGGGGAGCTGCAGAACGGTGAGCATAAGAGCAATACGCACTTTATGCGCAAAATACCGCCCGGTGCCGAGGCGAGCAACATACTCGTCGGTGAGGTCGACTTCCTCGACAAGACGCTGTCGGCGTTCCTGCGGCTCAATTCCGCCTCGGTGATGGGCGATCTGACCGAGGTTCCGGTACCAACCAG ATTTATCTTTATCCTGCTCGGGCCACCGGGTAGCCACGGTAGCTTCCACGAGATTGGACGCGCCATGGCGACACTGATGTCGGATGAGATCTTCCACGAGGTGGCATACCGGGCGAAGAAACGAGAGCATTTGCTGGCCGGTATCGACGAGTTTCTCGATGCCGTGACCGTGCTGCCACCGGGTGAATGGGATCCTTCGATCCGGATAGAACCACCGGCGGCAATACCATCGCAGGAGGTACGCAAGCGACCCCCGGAGAAGAACCCGAAGGAGGAAATCGAcgaggagctggaggagcaacggcaacgggaaGAGTCCGGTCTGTCACGGACGGGGCGCCTATTTGGGGGGCTGATGAACGATCTGAAGCGTAAGGTACCGTTCTATCCGTCCGACTTCAAGGATGGCCTCTCGATGCAGTGCGTCGCCTCGTGGATCTTCCTGTACTTTGCCTGCCTGTCACCGATCATCACGTTCGGTGGATTGCTGGGCACGGCCACGGGGAACAACATAGCCGCAATGGAGTCACTAGTGTCGGGATTTGTATGTGGCATCGGATATGGGTTCTTCTCGGGTCAACCGTTGACCATTCTCGGTTCGACCGGGCCCGTCCTCGTGTTCGAGACGATCGTGTACGAGTTTTGCATAGGGGTCGGCTGGGATTATCTAACGTTCCGGTTCTGGATCGGTACCTGGATATCGATCATCCTCGTCGTGCTGGTGGCCGTCGATGCCAGTGCGCTGGTGTGCTACATCACGCGCTTTACCGAGGAGAACTTTGCCTGTCTCATCGCGGTCATCTTCATCTACAAGGCGATCGAGAATGTGCTGCACATTGGCAAGGAGTTCCCGCTGAATACGGCTGGCGGTCCGTTCGATTGCACCTGTCTGCCACCGGCAGGACAACCGCTCACTCCCGAGCTAATCCACCAGTGGTCCCAGTACGGGCTCAGCACGTGCAAG ACCATGAACGGTACCCTGACTGGAACCGATTGCAACAAGACCGAGTACGTGTCGGACGTGTTTCTGATGTCGCTCGTCCTGTTCCTCGGCACCTATATCATCTCCGTCATACTGAAGGACTTCAAGAATGCGCTGTTCTTCCCGACGGTGGTGCGCCAGTTCATTAGCGATTTCTCTGTCACGATTGCCATCTTCTCGATGACGTTGTTGGACTTTTTCACGCACGTCGCAACGCCGAAGCTGGACGTACCGAATGAGTTCAAGCGTACGATCCCGGACCGCGGCTGGATCATTATGCCGTTCCACGAGGACAACCCGGTCTGGTCGGCGCCGCTTGCCATCCTGCCCGCCCTGCTCGGCACGATACTGATATTCATGGATCAACAAATTACGGCTGTGATAATCAATAGGAAGGAACACAAACTCACCAAGGGCTGCGGCTACCATCTCGATCTGTTCGTGCTGTCCTGTCTCATACAGATCTGCACCATCATGGGCTTACCATG GTTCGTGGCCGCAACCGTGCTCAGTATTAACCACGTCAATTCCCTGAAGAAGGAATCGGAGACGGCCGCACCGGGCGAGAAGCCACAGTTTATCGGGGTGCGCGAGCAGCGCGTGACGCACATTCTGATCTTCCTGACGATCGGATGCTCGGTGCTGCTCACACCACTCCTCTCACACATTCCCATGCCCGTACTGTACGGCGTGTTTCTGTATATGGGCGTCTCGGCCCTCAAGGGGCTCCAATTCTTCGATCGTCTGCTGATCATGTTCATGCCGGCCAAGTACCAACCGGACTATATGTTCTTACGGCAG GTACCAATACGACGCGTTCACCTGTTCACCATGATCCAGCTCGCGTGCTTTGTCGTCTTGTGGCTGATCAAATCTTTCTCGATCACCTCGATCCTGTTCCCGCTAATGCTGGTCGTGATGATCGGTGTGCGGAAGTCACTCGACTATCTGTTCACCAAGCGCGAGCTGAAGATCCTGGACGATATCATGCCAGAGATGACGAAACGGGCCCGGGCGGACGATCTGCACCAGCTCGAGGATGGCGAG GAAAACCATAATCTACTAACAGCACAGCGAACACAGATCATCGTTACCGATCACTAA
- the LOC125949615 gene encoding sodium-driven chloride bicarbonate exchanger isoform X6, which translates to MKDMAKRRYRSQRPWMMDHGGVDEEAPIDPRLKNRTFPADQDYEGHRAHSVFVGVHIPGSSRRHSQRRRHKQHHPAGSRENGDRSGTEPDSDRPVVPKPHIVTQRRISIVEEGDSLTPPAQRVQFILGGEVGEGGDGSGNHESHPLFSEMEELVKEGDEMAWKETARWVKFEEDVEEGGNRWSKPHVATLSLHSLFELRSLLLNGTVMLDMEAISLEQIAELVCENMVNSGTLPVEARDKVIDALLKRHKHQHEFGSKKSRLPLIRSLADIGKNHSSSKNMPRSSTSKSITSANSFPMHVVSSAPMALHEQLDAPAPSPAPAPSPETALLCASKDQRGHYLALPTGENLSQSPSNLSMPRNASSGELQNGEHKSNTHFMRKIPPGAEASNILVGEVDFLDKTLSAFLRLNSASVMGDLTEVPVPTRFIFILLGPPGSHGSFHEIGRAMATLMSDEIFHEVAYRAKKREHLLAGIDEFLDAVTVLPPGEWDPSIRIEPPAAIPSQEVRKRPPEKNPKEEIDEELEEQRQREESGLSRTGRLFGGLMNDLKRKVPFYPSDFKDGLSMQCVASWIFLYFACLSPIITFGGLLGTATGNNIAAMESLVSGFVCGIGYGFFSGQPLTILGSTGPVLVFETIVYEFCIGVGWDYLTFRFWIGTWISIILVVLVAVDASALVCYITRFTEENFACLIAVIFIYKAIENVLHIGKEFPLNTAGGPFDCTCLPPAGQPLTPELIHQWSQYGLSTCKTMNGTLTGTDCNKTEYVSDVFLMSLVLFLGTYIISVILKDFKNALFFPTVVRQFISDFSVTIAIFSMTLLDFFTHVATPKLDVPNEFKRTIPDRGWIIMPFHEDNPVWSAPLAILPALLGTILIFMDQQITAVIINRKEHKLTKGCGYHLDLFVLSCLIQICTIMGLPWFVAATVLSINHVNSLKKESETAAPGEKPQFIGVREQRVTHILIFLTIGCSVLLTPLLSHIPMPVLYGVFLYMGVSALKGLQFFDRLLIMFMPAKYQPDYMFLRQVPIRRVHLFTMIQLACFVVLWLIKSFSITSILFPLMLVVMIGVRKSLDYLFTKRELKILDDIMPEMTKRARADDLHQLEDGEDSGQHSNDNLQLPLENGGGALGDPKTKINISEEVNRTTIWKQVNNCNVLFTKKQPTGSQQLSKASDHEKRLSTMREEEDEADDNGRPLSQQRKTQKMKREFWMNSRGTSSNTSVRNGPRSVNTDGTAHDRSWHPVAVANGGQQRTGSNNGASETQV; encoded by the exons ACCTTGGATGATGGATCACGGAGGTGTCGATGAGGAGGCGCCGATAGATCCAAGGCTCAAAAATCGGACCTTCCCGGCGGATCAAGATTATGAAG GTCACCGAGCGCACAGTGTCTTCGTGGGCGTCCACATACCGGGCTCATCGAGGCGACATTCGCAGCGCCGCCGGCACAAGCAGCACCATCCGGCGGGCAGCCGAGAAAATGGTGACCGATCCGGCACGGAACCCGACTCCGATCGGCCCG TCGTTCCAAAACCGCACATCGTTACCCAACGCAGAATCAGCATTGTTGAGGAGGGCGATTCCT TGACGCCCCCCGCACAAAGAGTACAGTTCATCCTGGGCGGGGAGGTCGGCGAGGGTGGCGATGGTAGTGGCAACCACGAGTCCCACCCGCTGTTCTCCGAGATGGAGGAGCTGGTGAAGGAAGGCGACGAGATGGCGTGGAAGGAAACGGCGCGCTGGGTCAAGTTCGAGGAGGACGTCGAGGAGGGCGGTAACCGGTGGTCCAAGCCGCACGTGGCCACCCTCTCGCTGCACTCACTGTTCGAGCTGCGTAGCCTCCTGCTGAACGGTACGGTCATGCTGGACATGGAGGCGATCAGTCTGGAGCAGATCGCCGAGCTGGTGTGCGAGAATATGGTCAACTCGGGTACGCTACCGGTGGAGGCGCGGGACAAGGTCATCGATGCGCTGCTCAAACGCCACAAGCACCAGCACGAGTTCGGCAGCAAGAAAAGCCGACTGCCGCTGATCCGCTCGTTGGCCGACATCGGCAAGAATCACTCCTCGTCCAAGA ATATGCCACGATCATCCACCAGCAAAAGCATCACCTCGGCCAACTCATTCCCAATGCACGTCGTCTCTTCGGCACCCATGGCCCTGCACGAGCAGCTCGATGCCccggcaccgtcaccggcaccggcaccgtcacCCGAAACGGCGCTCCTCTGCGCCAGCAAAGACCAACGGGGCCACTATCTAGCACTGCCAACAG GAGAAAACCTATCCCAGAGCCCGAGCAACCTGTCGATGCCAAGGAATGCCAGCTCGGGGGAGCTGCAGAACGGTGAGCATAAGAGCAATACGCACTTTATGCGCAAAATACCGCCCGGTGCCGAGGCGAGCAACATACTCGTCGGTGAGGTCGACTTCCTCGACAAGACGCTGTCGGCGTTCCTGCGGCTCAATTCCGCCTCGGTGATGGGCGATCTGACCGAGGTTCCGGTACCAACCAG ATTTATCTTTATCCTGCTCGGGCCACCGGGTAGCCACGGTAGCTTCCACGAGATTGGACGCGCCATGGCGACACTGATGTCGGATGAGATCTTCCACGAGGTGGCATACCGGGCGAAGAAACGAGAGCATTTGCTGGCCGGTATCGACGAGTTTCTCGATGCCGTGACCGTGCTGCCACCGGGTGAATGGGATCCTTCGATCCGGATAGAACCACCGGCGGCAATACCATCGCAGGAGGTACGCAAGCGACCCCCGGAGAAGAACCCGAAGGAGGAAATCGAcgaggagctggaggagcaacggcaacgggaaGAGTCCGGTCTGTCACGGACGGGGCGCCTATTTGGGGGGCTGATGAACGATCTGAAGCGTAAGGTACCGTTCTATCCGTCCGACTTCAAGGATGGCCTCTCGATGCAGTGCGTCGCCTCGTGGATCTTCCTGTACTTTGCCTGCCTGTCACCGATCATCACGTTCGGTGGATTGCTGGGCACGGCCACGGGGAACAACATAGCCGCAATGGAGTCACTAGTGTCGGGATTTGTATGTGGCATCGGATATGGGTTCTTCTCGGGTCAACCGTTGACCATTCTCGGTTCGACCGGGCCCGTCCTCGTGTTCGAGACGATCGTGTACGAGTTTTGCATAGGGGTCGGCTGGGATTATCTAACGTTCCGGTTCTGGATCGGTACCTGGATATCGATCATCCTCGTCGTGCTGGTGGCCGTCGATGCCAGTGCGCTGGTGTGCTACATCACGCGCTTTACCGAGGAGAACTTTGCCTGTCTCATCGCGGTCATCTTCATCTACAAGGCGATCGAGAATGTGCTGCACATTGGCAAGGAGTTCCCGCTGAATACGGCTGGCGGTCCGTTCGATTGCACCTGTCTGCCACCGGCAGGACAACCGCTCACTCCCGAGCTAATCCACCAGTGGTCCCAGTACGGGCTCAGCACGTGCAAG ACCATGAACGGTACCCTGACTGGAACCGATTGCAACAAGACCGAGTACGTGTCGGACGTGTTTCTGATGTCGCTCGTCCTGTTCCTCGGCACCTATATCATCTCCGTCATACTGAAGGACTTCAAGAATGCGCTGTTCTTCCCGACGGTGGTGCGCCAGTTCATTAGCGATTTCTCTGTCACGATTGCCATCTTCTCGATGACGTTGTTGGACTTTTTCACGCACGTCGCAACGCCGAAGCTGGACGTACCGAATGAGTTCAAGCGTACGATCCCGGACCGCGGCTGGATCATTATGCCGTTCCACGAGGACAACCCGGTCTGGTCGGCGCCGCTTGCCATCCTGCCCGCCCTGCTCGGCACGATACTGATATTCATGGATCAACAAATTACGGCTGTGATAATCAATAGGAAGGAACACAAACTCACCAAGGGCTGCGGCTACCATCTCGATCTGTTCGTGCTGTCCTGTCTCATACAGATCTGCACCATCATGGGCTTACCATG GTTCGTGGCCGCAACCGTGCTCAGTATTAACCACGTCAATTCCCTGAAGAAGGAATCGGAGACGGCCGCACCGGGCGAGAAGCCACAGTTTATCGGGGTGCGCGAGCAGCGCGTGACGCACATTCTGATCTTCCTGACGATCGGATGCTCGGTGCTGCTCACACCACTCCTCTCACACATTCCCATGCCCGTACTGTACGGCGTGTTTCTGTATATGGGCGTCTCGGCCCTCAAGGGGCTCCAATTCTTCGATCGTCTGCTGATCATGTTCATGCCGGCCAAGTACCAACCGGACTATATGTTCTTACGGCAG GTACCAATACGACGCGTTCACCTGTTCACCATGATCCAGCTCGCGTGCTTTGTCGTCTTGTGGCTGATCAAATCTTTCTCGATCACCTCGATCCTGTTCCCGCTAATGCTGGTCGTGATGATCGGTGTGCGGAAGTCACTCGACTATCTGTTCACCAAGCGCGAGCTGAAGATCCTGGACGATATCATGCCAGAGATGACGAAACGGGCCCGGGCGGACGATCTGCACCAGCTCGAGGATGGCGAG GATTCTGGTCAGCATTCGAACGATAATCTGCAGCTGCCGCTCGAGAACGGAGGAGGGGCGCTGGGTGATCCAAAGACCAAAATTAACATATCGGAGGAGGTGAACCGGACCACGATCTGGAAGCAGGTCAACAATTGTAATGTGCTGTTCACGAAGAAGCAACCCACCGGCAGCCAGCAACT ATCGAAGGCGAGCGATCACGAGAAGAGGCTGTCGACGAtgcgcgaggaggaggacgaggcgGACGATAACGGTCGTCCCTTGAGCCAACAGCGCAAGACACAG AAAATGAAACGTGAATTTTGGATGAATTCAAGGGGCACGAGCAGTAATACCAGCGTCCGGAATGGTCCACGCAGTGTTAACACCGATGGAACCGCGCACGATCGCAGCTGGCATCCGGTCGCGGTGGCTAATGGGGGACAACAACGGACTGGCAGCAATAATGGTGCCTCCGAGACGCAGGTGTGA
- the LOC125949615 gene encoding electroneutral sodium bicarbonate exchanger 1 isoform X8: protein MKDMAKRRYRSQRPWMMDHGGVDEEAPIDPRLKNRTFPADQDYEGHRAHSVFVGVHIPGSSRRHSQRRRHKQHHPAGSRENGDRSGTEPDSDRPVTPPAQRVQFILGGEVGEGGDGSGNHESHPLFSEMEELVKEGDEMAWKETARWVKFEEDVEEGGNRWSKPHVATLSLHSLFELRSLLLNGTVMLDMEAISLEQIAELVCENMVNSGTLPVEARDKVIDALLKRHKHQHEFGSKKSRLPLIRSLADIGKNHSSSKNMPRSSTSKSITSANSFPMHVVSSAPMALHEQLDAPAPSPAPAPSPETALLCASKDQRGHYLALPTGENLSQSPSNLSMPRNASSGELQNGEHKSNTHFMRKIPPGAEASNILVGEVDFLDKTLSAFLRLNSASVMGDLTEVPVPTRFIFILLGPPGSHGSFHEIGRAMATLMSDEIFHEVAYRAKKREHLLAGIDEFLDAVTVLPPGEWDPSIRIEPPAAIPSQEVRKRPPEKNPKEEIDEELEEQRQREESGLSRTGRLFGGLMNDLKRKVPFYPSDFKDGLSMQCVASWIFLYFACLSPIITFGGLLGTATGNNIAAMESLVSGFVCGIGYGFFSGQPLTILGSTGPVLVFETIVYEFCIGVGWDYLTFRFWIGTWISIILVVLVAVDASALVCYITRFTEENFACLIAVIFIYKAIENVLHIGKEFPLNTAGGPFDCTCLPPAGQPLTPELIHQWSQYGLSTCKTMNGTLTGTDCNKTEYVSDVFLMSLVLFLGTYIISVILKDFKNALFFPTVVRQFISDFSVTIAIFSMTLLDFFTHVATPKLDVPNEFKRTIPDRGWIIMPFHEDNPVWSAPLAILPALLGTILIFMDQQITAVIINRKEHKLTKGCGYHLDLFVLSCLIQICTIMGLPWFVAATVLSINHVNSLKKESETAAPGEKPQFIGVREQRVTHILIFLTIGCSVLLTPLLSHIPMPVLYGVFLYMGVSALKGLQFFDRLLIMFMPAKYQPDYMFLRQVPIRRVHLFTMIQLACFVVLWLIKSFSITSILFPLMLVVMIGVRKSLDYLFTKRELKILDDIMPEMTKRARADDLHQLEDGEDSGQHSNDNLQLPLENGGGALGDPKTKINISEEVNRTTIWKQVNNCNVLFTKKQPTGSQQLSKASDHEKRLSTMREEEDEADDNGRPLSQQRKTQKMKREFWMNSRGTSSNTSVRNGPRSVNTDGTAHDRSWHPVAVANGGQQRTGSNNGASETQV from the exons ACCTTGGATGATGGATCACGGAGGTGTCGATGAGGAGGCGCCGATAGATCCAAGGCTCAAAAATCGGACCTTCCCGGCGGATCAAGATTATGAAG GTCACCGAGCGCACAGTGTCTTCGTGGGCGTCCACATACCGGGCTCATCGAGGCGACATTCGCAGCGCCGCCGGCACAAGCAGCACCATCCGGCGGGCAGCCGAGAAAATGGTGACCGATCCGGCACGGAACCCGACTCCGATCGGCCCG TGACGCCCCCCGCACAAAGAGTACAGTTCATCCTGGGCGGGGAGGTCGGCGAGGGTGGCGATGGTAGTGGCAACCACGAGTCCCACCCGCTGTTCTCCGAGATGGAGGAGCTGGTGAAGGAAGGCGACGAGATGGCGTGGAAGGAAACGGCGCGCTGGGTCAAGTTCGAGGAGGACGTCGAGGAGGGCGGTAACCGGTGGTCCAAGCCGCACGTGGCCACCCTCTCGCTGCACTCACTGTTCGAGCTGCGTAGCCTCCTGCTGAACGGTACGGTCATGCTGGACATGGAGGCGATCAGTCTGGAGCAGATCGCCGAGCTGGTGTGCGAGAATATGGTCAACTCGGGTACGCTACCGGTGGAGGCGCGGGACAAGGTCATCGATGCGCTGCTCAAACGCCACAAGCACCAGCACGAGTTCGGCAGCAAGAAAAGCCGACTGCCGCTGATCCGCTCGTTGGCCGACATCGGCAAGAATCACTCCTCGTCCAAGA ATATGCCACGATCATCCACCAGCAAAAGCATCACCTCGGCCAACTCATTCCCAATGCACGTCGTCTCTTCGGCACCCATGGCCCTGCACGAGCAGCTCGATGCCccggcaccgtcaccggcaccggcaccgtcacCCGAAACGGCGCTCCTCTGCGCCAGCAAAGACCAACGGGGCCACTATCTAGCACTGCCAACAG GAGAAAACCTATCCCAGAGCCCGAGCAACCTGTCGATGCCAAGGAATGCCAGCTCGGGGGAGCTGCAGAACGGTGAGCATAAGAGCAATACGCACTTTATGCGCAAAATACCGCCCGGTGCCGAGGCGAGCAACATACTCGTCGGTGAGGTCGACTTCCTCGACAAGACGCTGTCGGCGTTCCTGCGGCTCAATTCCGCCTCGGTGATGGGCGATCTGACCGAGGTTCCGGTACCAACCAG ATTTATCTTTATCCTGCTCGGGCCACCGGGTAGCCACGGTAGCTTCCACGAGATTGGACGCGCCATGGCGACACTGATGTCGGATGAGATCTTCCACGAGGTGGCATACCGGGCGAAGAAACGAGAGCATTTGCTGGCCGGTATCGACGAGTTTCTCGATGCCGTGACCGTGCTGCCACCGGGTGAATGGGATCCTTCGATCCGGATAGAACCACCGGCGGCAATACCATCGCAGGAGGTACGCAAGCGACCCCCGGAGAAGAACCCGAAGGAGGAAATCGAcgaggagctggaggagcaacggcaacgggaaGAGTCCGGTCTGTCACGGACGGGGCGCCTATTTGGGGGGCTGATGAACGATCTGAAGCGTAAGGTACCGTTCTATCCGTCCGACTTCAAGGATGGCCTCTCGATGCAGTGCGTCGCCTCGTGGATCTTCCTGTACTTTGCCTGCCTGTCACCGATCATCACGTTCGGTGGATTGCTGGGCACGGCCACGGGGAACAACATAGCCGCAATGGAGTCACTAGTGTCGGGATTTGTATGTGGCATCGGATATGGGTTCTTCTCGGGTCAACCGTTGACCATTCTCGGTTCGACCGGGCCCGTCCTCGTGTTCGAGACGATCGTGTACGAGTTTTGCATAGGGGTCGGCTGGGATTATCTAACGTTCCGGTTCTGGATCGGTACCTGGATATCGATCATCCTCGTCGTGCTGGTGGCCGTCGATGCCAGTGCGCTGGTGTGCTACATCACGCGCTTTACCGAGGAGAACTTTGCCTGTCTCATCGCGGTCATCTTCATCTACAAGGCGATCGAGAATGTGCTGCACATTGGCAAGGAGTTCCCGCTGAATACGGCTGGCGGTCCGTTCGATTGCACCTGTCTGCCACCGGCAGGACAACCGCTCACTCCCGAGCTAATCCACCAGTGGTCCCAGTACGGGCTCAGCACGTGCAAG ACCATGAACGGTACCCTGACTGGAACCGATTGCAACAAGACCGAGTACGTGTCGGACGTGTTTCTGATGTCGCTCGTCCTGTTCCTCGGCACCTATATCATCTCCGTCATACTGAAGGACTTCAAGAATGCGCTGTTCTTCCCGACGGTGGTGCGCCAGTTCATTAGCGATTTCTCTGTCACGATTGCCATCTTCTCGATGACGTTGTTGGACTTTTTCACGCACGTCGCAACGCCGAAGCTGGACGTACCGAATGAGTTCAAGCGTACGATCCCGGACCGCGGCTGGATCATTATGCCGTTCCACGAGGACAACCCGGTCTGGTCGGCGCCGCTTGCCATCCTGCCCGCCCTGCTCGGCACGATACTGATATTCATGGATCAACAAATTACGGCTGTGATAATCAATAGGAAGGAACACAAACTCACCAAGGGCTGCGGCTACCATCTCGATCTGTTCGTGCTGTCCTGTCTCATACAGATCTGCACCATCATGGGCTTACCATG GTTCGTGGCCGCAACCGTGCTCAGTATTAACCACGTCAATTCCCTGAAGAAGGAATCGGAGACGGCCGCACCGGGCGAGAAGCCACAGTTTATCGGGGTGCGCGAGCAGCGCGTGACGCACATTCTGATCTTCCTGACGATCGGATGCTCGGTGCTGCTCACACCACTCCTCTCACACATTCCCATGCCCGTACTGTACGGCGTGTTTCTGTATATGGGCGTCTCGGCCCTCAAGGGGCTCCAATTCTTCGATCGTCTGCTGATCATGTTCATGCCGGCCAAGTACCAACCGGACTATATGTTCTTACGGCAG GTACCAATACGACGCGTTCACCTGTTCACCATGATCCAGCTCGCGTGCTTTGTCGTCTTGTGGCTGATCAAATCTTTCTCGATCACCTCGATCCTGTTCCCGCTAATGCTGGTCGTGATGATCGGTGTGCGGAAGTCACTCGACTATCTGTTCACCAAGCGCGAGCTGAAGATCCTGGACGATATCATGCCAGAGATGACGAAACGGGCCCGGGCGGACGATCTGCACCAGCTCGAGGATGGCGAG GATTCTGGTCAGCATTCGAACGATAATCTGCAGCTGCCGCTCGAGAACGGAGGAGGGGCGCTGGGTGATCCAAAGACCAAAATTAACATATCGGAGGAGGTGAACCGGACCACGATCTGGAAGCAGGTCAACAATTGTAATGTGCTGTTCACGAAGAAGCAACCCACCGGCAGCCAGCAACT ATCGAAGGCGAGCGATCACGAGAAGAGGCTGTCGACGAtgcgcgaggaggaggacgaggcgGACGATAACGGTCGTCCCTTGAGCCAACAGCGCAAGACACAG AAAATGAAACGTGAATTTTGGATGAATTCAAGGGGCACGAGCAGTAATACCAGCGTCCGGAATGGTCCACGCAGTGTTAACACCGATGGAACCGCGCACGATCGCAGCTGGCATCCGGTCGCGGTGGCTAATGGGGGACAACAACGGACTGGCAGCAATAATGGTGCCTCCGAGACGCAGGTGTGA